The Planctellipticum variicoloris DNA window ATGGCCGGAGGAGGGGAGAGGGGGGAGGATTCTGTTTTCGAATCCGGACAACCTCAAGCGGCGTGACGGGAAGGAGAAAGCCGGGTCGGGGCGGGATCGAGTGAATCTGACGGTGCGGCTGAGCCGGGATGAGGGGCGAACCTGGATCGGCAGCCAGTCGCTGGAACCGGGATTCAGCGGTTACAGCGATCTGGCGGTCGGCCCGGACGGTTCGGCGTGGTGCCTGTACGAGCGCGGGAGCACCGATGGAAAGAACATTTATCAGACCAGGTTTCTGACGGTCGCCCGGTTCAATGAGGACTGGCTCACCGCGCGCTGATGTGCGAGACTGACGGCTTCCATTCACGCCTTCAGCGGTTCCTGCAACCGGTGGAGGAATTCCCTGACCAAGGAGGACTCCATGCACCGTCTGACAGCCCTTGCGACGTTTGCCGGCTTGTTGATGACGCAAGCGGCGTTCGCGATCGACCACACGAAGGACTCGCTGGAAACCGTCCGCAAGAATGTGGACCAGAAGAAGGCGGTGATTGTCGACGTCCGGGACGAGAGCGAGTGGAACGACGGTCACCTCGACGGGGCCACGCTGCTGCCGTACAGCCAGATCCGCAAGAATGTGGACACCGAAGCGGTGAAACGGAAGCTGCCAAAAGGCAAGATCATTTACACGCATTGTAAGGCCGGGGTCCGTTCTCTGGGTTCGGCGATCATTCTCGAGAAACTTGGCTACGACGTCCGCCCGCTCGAACCGGGCTATGACAAGTTGATCGAGGCCGGTTTTCCGAAGGCCAAGTAGTCTGCGCGATCGACGGGAGCCGAGTCTCCGTTCCTTCAGGAAGCCGAACTGATGAATTCGCCCGCCGTCCGGGGACCTGTCACCATTCTTGCACTGGCCGCGGGCCTGTTGCTTCCGCTGACTGCGGCGGGCGAAGTGGTTCGGTTTGAGATTCTCGAACGCGCGCCGCTGGCCGGTGGCAAGGCGTATGGCGCGACGGGGGCTTACGAGCGGATTACGGGGAGGGTCTACTACGCGGTCGATCCGGCTCTGCCGCAGAATCGGCAGGTGATTGACCTTCCGCTGGCGCCGCGAAACGGCGCGGGAAAGGTCGAGTTCTCCGCCGACTTCTGCATCCTTGCACCTGCGGATTCGGCCCGCGGGAATGGCTGTGCTCTGTACGACGTCAACAACCGCGGCAACAAGCTGGCGCTGGGGATGTTCAATTACGGTGGCGGGAATGCGCTCGACGCGGAGAAGGATCTCGGCGACGGTTTTCTGTTCCGGCATGGCTTCACCGTAGTGTGGAGCGGGTGGGATGGCGAGCTGCTGCCGGCGGAGCATCGGCTGCGACTGGCGGCTCCGGCGGCGGTCTCACCCGCAGGACCGATCACCGGACTCGTGCGGTGCGAGGTGTGCCCGACGTCGCCCGTGACGCGGATGGCAGTCAACTGGGCGAACCACGGGTCTTACCGTCCGACGGCCGGGGGGATCGCGAAAGCCACGCTGACCGTGCGGGAGCGGCCGGACGATTCGCGGCATGTGGTCTCGCGCGACCAGTGGGAATTGCACGTTACGGAACTGCCGGACCAGCCCGTCGGGCAGTTGCCGAAGGTTGAACTGGAGGTTCCGGCGGGGATGAAGCCGGGGTTTCTCTATGAGGTGATTTACGAGGCGCAGGATCCGGTGGTGATGGGGGCCGGTTTTCTCGGCGTGCGCGATCTGATTTCGGCATTAAAGCATGGGACAGGCGCCGACCACCCGCTGCTGCGCGATGGAAAGCCGGTGATCCGGGATGCGATCGGGTTCGGGGTGTCGCAGTCGGGTCGCTTTCTACGGGAGTACCTGTACTCCGGATTCAATGAGGACGAACGGGGGCGGAAGGTCTTCGAGGGGTTAATCCCGCATGTGGCGGGGGGCGGGCTGGGGTCGTTCAATCACCGGTTTGCGCAACCGACGCGGCACGGCAGCCAGCACGACCATGCGGACTATCCGGTCGACCGGTTTCCGTTTGCCTACGAAGTGCAGCGGGACCCGTTCAGCGGCGCTGAGGACGGCCTCCTCCGCCGGGCCGAGGCGTCCGGGACGGCGCCGCTGATCATGCACACGCAATCGGCGGCGGAGTACTGGACTCGGGCCGGCTCACTGCCGCATACGACGGCGGATGGGAAGGCAGACGCCCACCCGCCGGCGAACGTCCGGTTCTACACCTTCGGGGGGACGCAGCACGGACCGTCGAAGTGGCCGCCCGAGGCGGGGTCAGGGAAGAATCTGGCGAATCCGGGGGACTACAAGCCGTTCCTGCGATCGCTGCTGCTGACGATGTTGACGTGGATGCGGGAGGGGATCGAGCCGCCGCCGAGCCGGATTCCGTCGATCGCGGACGGGACGCTGGCGGGGTGGTCGACGAAGGAGACGAAATTTCCGGCGTTGTCGGGCGTGATCTATCCGCTCGTGATCCGTCAGCCGCCGTGGCTCGATCTGGGACCGCGGTGGTCCGATGAGCGGATCATCGACCATCAGCCGCCGCGGATTATCGGTCACTATTCCGTGCTGGTTCCCAAGTGCGGTCCGGACGGGAACGAGCTGGGTTGCCTGCTTCCGGTGGAAGTCGCCGCGCCGGTGGCAACGTATACCGGGTGGAACGTCCGGTCGCGGAGCGCCGGGGCGGAGGACCAGCTTGTGAGCCTGACGGGCTCGTACATTCCGTTTTCGCTTAACCGGGTTGAGCGTCAGGCGACGGGGGATCTGCGGGTATCTCTCGAAGAGCGCTACGGCACGCTGGAGCGATATATGCAGCAGTTCGATCAGGCGATCGAGACTTTGCAGGAGGCGGGATTTCTGCTGGCGGAAGATGCTAAGCGGCTGCCGGGTCTGCATCGGGAACGAGTTGCGCCGCTGTTCGAGAAGCTGCCGCGACCGTGATGGGTCGGAACCGGCAACACTCCCATTCGTTCCGGCAGACAGAGATTCTGTTCCCAGCGCCGGACAATTTCAGTCGCGTTGTGCGATTCCTTTTGATCGAGTGCTTGCGATGACCATGAAGCTTTCCACGGTGTTGCTGCTCGTGCTGTGCCTTGGCTCCGGTCTGCCGGCTCAGGAGGCCGCACCAGCGAAGGCGGCCGATCCGCCGAAGCCTTGTGAGGGGACGCTGAAGCTCGACGGCAAGACGTACAAACTTGAGCACGTGCTGATCTACGAGACGAAGGCCTTCGACGAAGAGGCGATCGCGGTGCTGCTCAGTGAGAAGGCGATCCCGATCGACAAATTGAAGAAGTCGCTGACGGAGGGGAATGGGAGCGACGATTCGCTGTTCCTGTTCCAGCCGCATGTCAAGGTAACGTTTACGCCTGGCGGAAAATCGCAGTTTTGCAATGCGTGGGCCGATAATTTTTCGCTGAGCGTCAGCGGCACAAAATTGACCGGAGAATTCGAGATCAAGGAGGGTCGGATCACGGGAAAGACGGCACTCGCCAATGACGACGACGGCGGCTCCAAGGGAACCTTTGCGGCGACGTTCAGCGCGCCGCTATTGGTTTTTCCCCGCAAAGCGCCGCCAACGAAGCCCGCGGAACCGAAGCCGCCGGGGAAGCCCGACGAGAAGCCGAAGGCCGCCGCCGGGGAAGCGATTAATGTTCACGATCTGCCGCTGCCGAAAGACGCGACCCAGGTCGAGTACAAGAAGATCGTGCAACAACTGACGTGCAGGAGTGCGACGGATCATAAGGGGGTGGCGAAGTTCCTGACCGAGCAGCTTGCGGCGCAAGGCTGGAGGGCGGCCGGCAGCGACCTGGTCGGTCCCGTGTCGGCGATCCTGCGACGGGAGCGCGGGGAGGCCGAATTGACGCTGTTCGTGAAGCCGGACGGGACTGGCAGCAAGGTGACCGTGATGACGAAAGGGCTCTCCTGGGAGCCGAAGAAGCCCGCTCCGAAAGAGGAGTAGCGAACGCCGAGGCGGGGGGCTTCCGCGCTGTTGAAGCATTGCTTTCGTGCGGCGCGGCCGTGTCGGCGGCGATGTTTTCCGCGGGAATTGGAGCGCTCGCACGGCTGACACAGCCGTGGCGGCCATGATTTCCACCGACTGTTAAAGCAGCGGCGCCGGTCGGCCGAGCAGATAACCTTGAGCGTAGGTGAATCCGAGTTCGCTGCAGACGCCGAGTTCGTCCGGGGTTTCGACCCCTTCGGCCAGGGTGGCGATCCCGAGGCTGTGGGCGACGTTCAAGAGGCTGGCGACGAGTTGCTGGCGCTGATTGGAGAGGTGGATT harbors:
- a CDS encoding rhodanese-like domain-containing protein, which codes for MHRLTALATFAGLLMTQAAFAIDHTKDSLETVRKNVDQKKAVIVDVRDESEWNDGHLDGATLLPYSQIRKNVDTEAVKRKLPKGKIIYTHCKAGVRSLGSAIILEKLGYDVRPLEPGYDKLIEAGFPKAK
- a CDS encoding alpha/beta hydrolase domain-containing protein yields the protein MNSPAVRGPVTILALAAGLLLPLTAAGEVVRFEILERAPLAGGKAYGATGAYERITGRVYYAVDPALPQNRQVIDLPLAPRNGAGKVEFSADFCILAPADSARGNGCALYDVNNRGNKLALGMFNYGGGNALDAEKDLGDGFLFRHGFTVVWSGWDGELLPAEHRLRLAAPAAVSPAGPITGLVRCEVCPTSPVTRMAVNWANHGSYRPTAGGIAKATLTVRERPDDSRHVVSRDQWELHVTELPDQPVGQLPKVELEVPAGMKPGFLYEVIYEAQDPVVMGAGFLGVRDLISALKHGTGADHPLLRDGKPVIRDAIGFGVSQSGRFLREYLYSGFNEDERGRKVFEGLIPHVAGGGLGSFNHRFAQPTRHGSQHDHADYPVDRFPFAYEVQRDPFSGAEDGLLRRAEASGTAPLIMHTQSAAEYWTRAGSLPHTTADGKADAHPPANVRFYTFGGTQHGPSKWPPEAGSGKNLANPGDYKPFLRSLLLTMLTWMREGIEPPPSRIPSIADGTLAGWSTKETKFPALSGVIYPLVIRQPPWLDLGPRWSDERIIDHQPPRIIGHYSVLVPKCGPDGNELGCLLPVEVAAPVATYTGWNVRSRSAGAEDQLVSLTGSYIPFSLNRVERQATGDLRVSLEERYGTLERYMQQFDQAIETLQEAGFLLAEDAKRLPGLHRERVAPLFEKLPRP